The window TAAGTGAGGTGTCTGAGTTCCTTAATTTTGATTACATTAGCCCTGTGGAAGAACTGCTCTGTTGCCAAGACTCTTACCTGCCTAATGTATTCTCTGTATGTTACTACTCCTTCCTCTAGTGCCTTGTCCAATGCATATATCACATCATCTATGGCCAGGTCTTTGGCGGAGTGGTGAAGCAGTAGTTTTGACTTCTCATCTGCAGCCTCAAATGCCTCCTCCACCTCATGAACagagttcaaattattagctcTCAACCAATTTAGTAGCATGtcagcctcctctgctgtttccCTCACAATTGTCTTCAAGCTCATGCTTTCATATTCAAGCCCCAGTAGCATGCTTGTGGTTATGTCATTCCGCTTGAGCAGCTCAGCTTGCAACGCTGATAGTCCctcaatctccccctccactTCAGACTGTAAAGCTACCATGTCATGGTGAAGGGCTCCAGCAAGGCCGTCGATGGCCTCCATTTTTGACATGAAGGAGGGATGAGTACCACTTGAGAAGATGGAGCctgaaggagagaagaaagggtAGTGGTGGCTAAAGAGGAGGGTGAGGTTGTGTGCGAATTCGGAGAGGTTGCAGCGAGGATAGCACCAAGTCTCAAGATATGGGGAGGTGATGGTTCCAGAGGGATCGACAAAAGGGTGGCTAGGAAGAACTGGGTTGAATGGATCCAAAGACAGCAAAACAATAGGAGCTGAAAAGGGGTAGTTTTGATGGAGCCATATGGTGAGAGGAACCGGCCGAGGAGCTCGGGAGACCTGCAGGGAGCCACTTGCATTTAGAAGGTTGACAGTGGTACCATCATCATGGATGAAGATATCTGTTGAGGGCTTGAAAGAAGGAAATTCTTGTAGCAAGGAGAGGAGGTGATCACGGATAAGCCATTTTTTATCAGGGTCTGTGTAGGAGAGAGCAAAATGGCTGTTGCAGGAAAGTGCAGCATCAACAAATTGGGTAGATGATGGTGGTGCCATTGGCAACgcagagagcgagagagagagagagagagagagagagagagagagagagaggaattgaGAGAATTCCTCTTACTGTAATCAAAACCTGACCTTAATTCTGTATATAAAATGTCTTTTAGAGAACTTTCTTCCAAATTTCATACAAAAGGACTACAGGGGTCGAAGTCAATCGCCCCAAAAAAGAGGATAAACGAGTTATAGTTGGTGGAACTTGGGAGGAGAGGATCCATGACAAGGACAGCAATTTAGAACCGACACTGGAAGGCGTGGAAGTTCCATTTCAGTTGCCAAAAAGCAGTCAATTAAATCTAAGATTTTGTTTTCCATAAAAATGTCATCTTGTCAAACAGAAAGATCTATTTGATCCTCCCAGTGTCTGCCTTGAATCCTTCCTGAATCTTGACTGCAATGTTTAACCCCAAACAGGCCTGTGGTGACTCTTTCGGCATTTTATTGATGACGGTTAGGGTAGAGACTGGAGAGTTCAGcaactaccttttcttctactcttcttcgtctttgattttcttatatttttaactttttattttatcttgtatttattttaatagatatgtaattccatgtatcacagtGCATAAACAATATCTATAAactaatagaaaatctagaaaaaaaattcatattagCTTAActgataaaattataaaataaaattcaataaggTAACCTAATCGACATTTTATTACCATGGGATTACTAAACGAATCAGATAATAATTGGTCGGATAGgaggattatcatattcatatccgaatagttttcagatggattcgaattctcctaaacggatacgaacgcagATTAAATACGAATTTTCAAATATCcgttgacacccttactcctTCCCATGTTCAATGTTCAATCCATTAACTTAATCAAATTGAGATTCCAGGAAATGTTGTTTAAAGTCCCATGAAAGTCGATGAccattatatttttatttaaattttccttttttattttcccaaCTTTTAGCCTCCCATTTTGTAAACTTGGGATGACAAAGTCTTAACCCATTAATTATGAGAAATGATGTGGACAGTAAGTGATATCAAGGACAATGACGAGGGTAGTGATGATCATAAAAACCATAAAAGAATTGAAAATGACGAAGGCAAAGAAGTTGGTTCATTGGGTGAATAAGTCAAAAGGAGCCTTTACATCTGGGATTTGGCCTAGCGGTTTGGCATTGCGTTGAAATTGTGCCCGAGGTTTGGTGACTTGATCAAATCTTCACAAGTGCACCGTGCTTGCTATGTATCACTATCTAGTTATCCTTACCCTTGGGACCAAGATCTTCTGCAGTACCACCGAGTCACATGGCATACGTGGCCTCTGCAGTGCCCTGTAGGATGTGCGACTGCAGAGGATTTGAATTCCTACCCTTGGGTCCGTTAGGTGCCCACTCCCTCTCTAGGCCACCATAGTGAGAGCTCACTtggcaaataaaaaaaaaaaaacgcttcCTTTCAGATTTAAGGAAGTAGgctttctttaattcttttggGCAATGTTTTTAAGGTCTCAAGGACAGTTGGACCTGACAGTGGGACTGCATTTTGGACCGTTTAGACCATCAACTAAACCGGTGGCAAGGAGAATGCCATGACACATGCTGACACATCAGGGGAAATCATAGAGCAACGTGGAAAGGCTGAACTGTCTAACGGTTTAGAAGCAACATCACCTATCTGAAGGAGTACTAGACAGAAAAGaacacctattgtattgaaggACTATGTGTGAGAGTGATCTCATGCTTATGGTGTTGATTGTAAATGAATGTACTAGGCCTGACAAGGCTATATAAGCTAGGTTGAACCTTTATGAAGAATAAGAAAGATTGTTAcgtctctctttgtctctctatcttctctccttctacttctccttcatcttctctaaATTCTTCTACTAGTTCATTACAGAGAATGATTCACATGGGATCCCATATGATTAGGgtaggagaaagaaaaaaataagaaaagggaagaaaaatgcAGCCTAGTTGCATTGCCATTGCACcaatgtgggggccaatgaggggATGCGCAGGGGGCATTCATaaggggatttttcattttgtgggGGCATGGGAATCATTTTAGGGggttgtgtctgggcacagacTACAAGGGATCatgcaacgttctttttcccattcaaaACATCTATGTGGGAGAGCAATAGTACACTAGTATAGTGGCATCGTGGGAAACTTattcccataaaataaatacaacCCAACATGGGTTATTTTCCTTATAACCAAGCGATCCTTTGACCACTAACATATTAGAGATAAAACAAAAGATTCTTTGAGCCGCCCAGGGAAATATGTtagcatcctctctctctctctctctctctctcacacacacacaaagtgATTTCGGTTCAAATTAGGTGATTCATCCGATCCGattccaattcctcaaaccatagGCTTAATCCAACCATAAGAGAATACAGCTATTATCATTATCGAATCACTTCatcacaaaaccaaaactaatgttttgggttttaaaagtATATTCTTAGGCTAAGGCCATCGGTACGTCcaactttcaagtttcaagcaATACCTTTCCGGCCACCTCATATCATATGCCGTGAAATTACTCGATCTCCTCATATAAAGGGTTTGAACTCTACCTATGTATGGATTAGGAATAAAGCCGGCCCACATCATCACATGACTTTAGCTAAGCCCAAACTTTGGCCTAGATGTCACTTTGGGTTGGAAATGTTTGCTTGGGCCTCCCTTGAATGCGGAGTGGTATAGACCCACTGGGCTAGTGGGCAATTTCAATTTATTCTTCATCAATAAACAATTAACTATATTGGTTTCAAACTAATTTTGGGTGAAAGCAAAGCAAAGTTCAAAACAATTATATCGCCCTAGGTGGGGAATGAGGCTTGCATGGGCTGTGTAGAATAGGAGCTCTTTTAACAGAAACCAAAGTAACAAATTTTAGACCCTATCTTCCAATGAAATGAAAACGGTCATTAtcaatctttttgtttttgggaaatttatgtGTACAACCCCTGTACTATGCGTTTCAAAACCCCGCTAAACTAACTGACCATTAATCATCCAtcgttaagtgatgatgtggcgtTGAGGATGGATATGAAATGTTCCTTTTACCCTTTCATAACAAGGAATGGGTGAAGAGATTACCCCTTCTTTCATACAGGGGGTGTACATttaatttccccccccccccccctttttttttgtcttatataaaaaagggaaaaatatttCCACGCCAACAGTGTTAGGATTCTTTCCCACGTCCTCTCACATAACTCACTCTCTCCGCCCTGACCTTGTGGGCCCTCTATCGACGAAAGCAATTCCCACATTCTAATTGGTGTGGCATGAGAGATTACCCCACACCGGCAGCATGGGGAACCCTTGcccataaaaaagaataaaaagaaaaaatttctgcATCCAATGATGAGATACATTAAGAGGGGAAGAACAGAGAATCTCAACCTGAACTGGCTACCCCATCAAATCACTTGAATCCAGCCAAGGTGAACCACATATAGATTCATTGTTATTGGGCTTGTTAGCTACTTTCATATAAGTCCATTTATTAAATGGGCTGGGCTTTACCATTGCAAACCCAGGAGGTTAGTGCACCATTGTACCTCATCAGGACTCAGCCCTGACTGAACCTGCCTAATTATTTCCAactaaacaatttttttttccttttaataaaaaagaaacccaaacaCTTGAGCCTGATCCATATAAACTGTCAAATTGATCATTTGGCCCTAATCTACTCTCCAcattcttaaaatattttaaaggaCCCAATTCTTcatcacccatggtgaagagagaatctcctcACAACAAAGATCTGACCCTTTGATTAGCATGAAAAAGGCTTTTTAGTTTTTCAACCCTATATAATAGGAGGTGTGAGTTAATGTTGTCACAAGGTCACATAACCAGTGATGAAGGAATTTTTCCTTCTCCATAGGACATTCATTTGCACTGGATTATTTGGAAGAGTGGGATTCTTAAACGGTAAAAAAGAATGATTAGACTGCTTTGTAAAATGTAGAACAAGATCGGAAAGCTGATAAAACACTAAATTCCCCAAGGTGAGAGTTAATTTCTCTTCTTCGTAGATGAACAGAATCAAGGGACATCCTTCTCCCCCACTATTCTATGAAATCCTTGATCTCTATCCTTATAATCCCATCCccaattatttatatatatatagcctaaGCGTATATTGGCAATTagtaaaataattaaataaataatttaaaacctTATATATTAAAGGTGAAGAGAAACTCAGGTCCATTCCCCAAAAAGATATTGAATTTTGAAGTTTGGGTTGCTAggggaataaaaaaagaaagggtttttaacaaatgcccCCTTGAAAATACCCATTTGTCTAAATACAGctttacaatt is drawn from Telopea speciosissima isolate NSW1024214 ecotype Mountain lineage chromosome 1, Tspe_v1, whole genome shotgun sequence and contains these coding sequences:
- the LOC122661609 gene encoding protein ELC-like, whose protein sequence is MAPPSSTQFVDAALSCNSHFALSYTDPDKKWLIRDHLLSLLQEFPSFKPSTDIFIHDDGTTVNLLNASGSLQVSRAPRPVPLTIWLHQNYPFSAPIVLLSLDPFNPVLPSHPFVDPSGTITSPYLETWCYPRCNLSEFAHNLTLLFSHHYPFFSPSGSIFSSGTHPSFMSKMEAIDGLAGALHHDMVALQSEVEGEIEGLSALQAELLKRNDITTSMLLGLEYESMSLKTIVRETAEEADMLLNWLRANNLNSVHEVEEAFEAADEKSKLLLHHSAKDLAIDDVIYALDKALEEGVVTYREYIRQVRVLATEQFFHRANVIKIKELRHLT